The proteins below are encoded in one region of Mycobacterium pseudokansasii:
- the lexA gene encoding transcriptional repressor LexA produces the protein MSDSNAPSVGSVDPALTERQRTILNVIRTSVTNRGYPPSIREIGDAVGLTSTSSVAHQLRVLERKGYLRRDPNRPRAVDVRGAEDVMTPAAVTDVAGSDALPEPTFVPVLGRIAAGGPILAEEAVEDVFPLPRELVGEGTLFLLKVVGDSMVEAAICDGDWVVVRQQNVADNGDIVAAMIDGDATVKTFKRAGGQVWLMPHNPAFDPIPGNDATVLGKVVTVIRKI, from the coding sequence ATGAGCGACAGCAACGCCCCCTCAGTCGGTTCCGTGGACCCCGCACTCACCGAGCGGCAGCGCACCATCTTGAACGTCATCCGCACCTCGGTCACCAACCGCGGATATCCCCCCAGCATCCGCGAAATCGGCGATGCCGTCGGTCTCACGTCGACTTCGTCAGTAGCCCACCAACTGCGAGTTCTGGAGCGTAAGGGCTATCTGCGACGTGACCCGAACCGCCCGCGTGCGGTGGACGTCCGCGGTGCCGAAGACGTCATGACACCGGCGGCGGTCACCGACGTCGCCGGCTCCGACGCCCTGCCCGAGCCCACCTTTGTCCCGGTGCTCGGGCGCATCGCGGCCGGCGGCCCGATACTTGCCGAGGAAGCGGTCGAAGACGTGTTCCCGCTGCCGCGCGAGCTGGTCGGCGAGGGGACGCTCTTCCTGCTCAAGGTCGTCGGCGACTCGATGGTCGAAGCCGCGATCTGCGACGGCGACTGGGTGGTCGTGCGACAGCAGAACGTTGCCGACAACGGCGACATCGTCGCGGCCATGATCGACGGCGATGCCACCGTCAAGACCTTCAAGCGCGCAGGCGGTCAGGTGTGGCTGATGCCCCACAATCCGGCCTTCGACCCGATACCCGGCAACGACGCAACGGTACTGGGCAAGGTCGTCACGGTGATCCGCAAGATATAG
- a CDS encoding LysM peptidoglycan-binding domain-containing protein — translation MTLTQAFPARTRGVPLPASRPASRPVREPLGARGGTAPPRRPGPCRPGGASLRYQGTGLAISTAPHCRRPVSVATTVGLAVLAGMITLWLGLMAHFGELVNGTSADSSARVPDRLAVVRVAAGESLQDVAARVAPDTPVRRVVERIRELNDLDSSMPVAGQTLIAPVG, via the coding sequence ATGACACTCACGCAGGCATTCCCGGCGCGTACCCGTGGCGTGCCCCTGCCGGCCAGCAGGCCGGCTAGCAGGCCCGTTCGTGAGCCTCTTGGGGCCCGGGGCGGGACGGCACCGCCACGGCGGCCGGGGCCGTGCCGGCCGGGCGGCGCGTCGCTGCGCTACCAGGGTACTGGCCTGGCGATATCGACGGCTCCGCATTGCAGGCGTCCCGTCTCGGTGGCGACCACGGTGGGTCTGGCGGTGCTTGCCGGGATGATCACGCTATGGCTGGGCCTGATGGCGCATTTCGGAGAGCTGGTCAACGGCACTTCCGCGGACTCGTCGGCTCGCGTGCCCGACCGGCTTGCCGTGGTACGAGTGGCGGCCGGCGAGTCGTTGCAGGACGTGGCGGCCCGGGTTGCGCCCGATACGCCGGTGCGTCGGGTTGTCGAACGGATCCGAGAACTCAACGACCTGGATTCGTCGATGCCTGTCGCCGGGCAGACGTTGATCGCGCCGGTCGGCTGA
- the nrdR gene encoding transcriptional regulator NrdR — protein sequence MHCPFCRHPDSRVIDSRETDEGQAIRRRRSCPECGRRFTTVETAVLAVVKRSGVSEPFSREKVISGVRRACQGRHVDDDALNLLAQQVEDTVRAAGSPEVPSHDVGLAILGPLRELDEVAYLRFASVYRSFSSAEDFEREIEALRAHRNVSTSR from the coding sequence ATGCACTGTCCGTTCTGCCGGCATCCCGACTCGCGGGTGATCGACTCACGGGAAACCGATGAGGGCCAGGCGATCCGGCGGCGCCGGTCGTGCCCGGAATGCGGGCGACGTTTCACCACCGTGGAGACGGCGGTCCTGGCTGTGGTCAAGCGCAGCGGGGTCTCCGAACCGTTCAGCCGGGAAAAGGTCATCAGCGGGGTGCGGCGGGCGTGTCAGGGTCGCCACGTCGACGATGACGCGCTGAACCTGCTTGCCCAGCAGGTGGAAGACACAGTGCGGGCCGCGGGGTCGCCCGAGGTGCCCAGTCACGACGTCGGTCTGGCCATCCTGGGGCCGCTTCGCGAACTCGACGAGGTTGCCTATCTGCGTTTCGCATCGGTGTACCGGTCTTTTTCGTCGGCCGAGGATTTCGAGCGGGAGATCGAGGCACTGCGTGCCCACCGCAACGTATCGACTTCACGCTGA
- a CDS encoding peroxynitrite isomerase: MPPELHPDLGPLEPLLGTWVGRGAGEYPTIEPFEYFEEVVFSHVGKPFLVYGHKTRAADDGRPLHAEAGYLRVPQPGHAELVLAHPSGIAEIELGTYSAGDDAVHLELATTTIGLTPTAKEVTAITRSFRVAGDELSHSLRMAAVGQPLQHHVAAMLHRQR; the protein is encoded by the coding sequence ATGCCTCCGGAGCTGCATCCCGACCTTGGACCCTTGGAGCCATTGCTGGGCACATGGGTGGGCCGGGGTGCCGGTGAATATCCCACGATCGAGCCGTTCGAGTATTTCGAAGAGGTCGTGTTCTCACATGTCGGCAAGCCGTTTCTCGTGTACGGGCACAAGACCCGCGCGGCGGACGACGGCAGGCCTTTGCATGCCGAGGCGGGTTACCTGCGTGTTCCCCAGCCGGGGCACGCAGAGTTGGTCTTGGCGCACCCCAGCGGCATCGCCGAAATCGAGCTAGGCACGTATTCGGCGGGCGACGACGCCGTGCACCTCGAGTTGGCCACCACAACCATCGGATTGACTCCCACCGCAAAAGAGGTTACGGCGATCACCCGGTCCTTCAGGGTCGCCGGCGACGAGCTCTCGCACTCGTTGCGGATGGCCGCTGTCGGGCAACCCTTACAGCATCACGTCGCCGCCATGTTGCACCGTCAGCGTTGA
- a CDS encoding PhzF family phenazine biosynthesis protein produces MGIEVTVLRVFTDSEGNFGNPLGIVDASRVQPRDRQHLANQLGYSETIFVDLPTAGSHTAHATIHTPRTSLPFAGHPIVGVSWWLRERGMPIKTLHVPAGLVQVSYANDVTAISARAEWAPELAIHHLDSLDALAAADPDDFSDDTSHYLWTWTDEPAGALRARMFASNLGVEEDEATGSAAMRITDYLSRDLTITQGKGSVLKTTWSAEGWVTVAGLVADDGVMQLV; encoded by the coding sequence ATGGGCATCGAGGTAACGGTGTTGCGGGTGTTCACCGACTCCGAGGGCAACTTCGGCAACCCGCTCGGCATAGTCGATGCGAGCCGGGTCCAACCCCGCGACCGACAGCACCTGGCAAACCAATTGGGCTACAGCGAGACCATTTTCGTCGACCTCCCGACCGCCGGCTCGCACACCGCCCACGCCACCATCCACACTCCCCGTACCAGCCTTCCGTTCGCCGGACATCCGATCGTAGGTGTGTCGTGGTGGCTGCGTGAGCGGGGAATGCCGATCAAGACACTGCACGTGCCGGCGGGTCTCGTGCAGGTCAGCTATGCCAACGACGTGACCGCCATCAGCGCACGGGCCGAATGGGCACCCGAATTGGCCATCCATCATCTCGACTCACTCGATGCCCTGGCGGCCGCGGACCCCGACGACTTCTCCGACGACACCTCGCATTACCTGTGGACCTGGACCGACGAGCCTGCCGGCGCCCTGCGGGCCCGGATGTTCGCCTCCAATCTGGGGGTCGAGGAAGACGAAGCAACCGGTTCGGCGGCCATGCGGATCACCGACTACCTAAGCCGCGACCTGACCATCACGCAGGGCAAGGGATCGGTGCTCAAGACGACATGGAGCGCCGAGGGCTGGGTCACGGTTGCCGGATTGGTCGCCGATGACGGTGTGATGCAACTGGTTTGA
- a CDS encoding alpha/beta fold hydrolase: protein MTERKRNLRPVREITAPSLQFRTIHGYKRAFRIAGSGPAILLVHGIGDNSTTWTGIHAKLAQRFTVIAPDLLGHGKSDKPRADYSVAAYANGMRDLLSVLDIERVTVIGHSLGGGVAMQFAYQFPQLVDRLILVGAGGVTKDVNVVFRLASLPMGAEALALLRLPMVRPTVQVVGRALGLAIGSTALGRDLPNVLRILDDLPEPTASSAFTRTLRAVVDWRGQIVTMLDRCYLTQAIPVQIIWGSRDVVVPVRHARLAHAAMPGSHLEIFEGSGHFPFHDDPARFIDTVQRFIDSTEPAEYDQAALRALLRTGGGEGAVSGPADTRIAVLSAMGSDERSAT, encoded by the coding sequence ATGACCGAGCGGAAGCGCAATCTTCGCCCAGTGCGCGAAATAACGGCACCTTCGCTGCAGTTCCGCACTATTCACGGTTACAAGCGCGCGTTCCGGATCGCCGGATCCGGGCCGGCGATCCTGCTGGTCCACGGCATCGGGGACAATTCGACGACCTGGACCGGCATCCACGCCAAACTTGCGCAGCGGTTCACCGTGATTGCTCCCGACCTGTTGGGTCATGGAAAGTCCGATAAGCCGCGCGCCGACTACTCGGTGGCCGCCTACGCCAATGGCATGCGCGACCTGCTCAGCGTGCTCGACATCGAGCGGGTGACGGTCATCGGTCATTCGCTCGGGGGCGGCGTGGCGATGCAATTCGCCTACCAGTTTCCCCAGCTGGTCGACCGCCTGATCCTGGTCGGCGCCGGTGGCGTCACCAAGGACGTCAACGTCGTGTTCCGGTTGGCCTCGCTGCCAATGGGTGCCGAGGCGCTGGCATTGCTGCGGTTGCCGATGGTTCGGCCGACGGTTCAGGTGGTCGGGCGGGCGCTGGGGCTGGCAATCGGCTCAACCGCCCTGGGCCGCGACCTGCCCAACGTGCTGCGGATCCTGGACGACCTGCCCGAGCCGACGGCCTCGTCTGCGTTCACGCGCACACTGCGCGCCGTGGTGGACTGGCGCGGGCAGATCGTCACCATGCTGGACCGATGCTATTTGACCCAGGCCATCCCGGTGCAGATCATCTGGGGCAGCCGCGACGTCGTGGTCCCCGTCCGCCACGCCCGGCTGGCACACGCCGCGATGCCCGGCTCGCACCTGGAAATCTTCGAGGGCTCCGGGCATTTCCCGTTCCATGACGATCCCGCCCGCTTCATCGACACCGTGCAACGCTTCATCGACAGCACCGAACCGGCCGAATACGATCAGGCCGCGCTTCGGGCATTGCTTCGTACCGGCGGTGGCGAAGGAGCCGTTTCCGGCCCGGCCGATACCCGCATCGCCGTGCTCAGTGCGATGGGTTCCGATGAACGCAGCGCCACCTGA
- a CDS encoding proteasome assembly chaperone family protein, translated as MTHDQDRDEAQDYQPGQPGMYDLELPAPQLSTSDGRGPVLVHALEGFSDAGHAIRLAAAHLKGSLDTELVASFAIDELLDYRSRRPLMTFKTDHFTSYDDPELSLYALRDSVGTPFLLLAGLEPDLKWERFITAVRLLAERLGVRQTIGLGTVPMAVPHTRPITMTAHSNNPELIADFQPWISEIQVPASASNLLEYRMAQHGHEVVGFTVHVPHYLTQTDYPAAAQSLLEQVAKTGSLELPLATLAEAAAEIRAKIDEQVQASAEVAQVVAALERQYDAFIDAQENRSLLTRDEDLPSGDELGAEFERFLAQQAEKKRDDDQA; from the coding sequence ATGACGCACGATCAAGACCGGGATGAGGCGCAGGACTACCAGCCCGGCCAACCAGGCATGTACGACCTCGAGTTGCCGGCGCCGCAATTGTCGACGTCGGATGGCCGTGGTCCGGTGTTGGTGCACGCTTTGGAGGGCTTTTCCGACGCGGGCCACGCAATTCGGTTGGCCGCTGCCCACCTGAAGGGGTCATTGGACACCGAGCTGGTCGCGTCATTTGCGATCGACGAATTACTGGACTACCGCTCCCGACGGCCGCTGATGACCTTCAAGACTGACCACTTCACCAGCTACGACGACCCCGAGCTCAGCCTGTACGCACTGCGCGACAGCGTAGGCACCCCGTTTCTGCTGCTGGCCGGTTTGGAGCCCGACCTGAAATGGGAGCGATTCATCACCGCCGTGCGACTGCTGGCCGAACGCCTGGGAGTCCGCCAGACCATCGGCCTGGGCACCGTTCCCATGGCCGTACCGCATACCCGCCCGATCACGATGACCGCCCACTCCAACAATCCGGAACTGATCGCCGACTTCCAGCCGTGGATCTCCGAAATCCAGGTTCCGGCAAGCGCGTCGAACCTGTTGGAATACCGGATGGCGCAGCATGGTCATGAGGTCGTCGGATTCACCGTGCACGTCCCGCACTACCTGACGCAGACCGACTACCCGGCGGCCGCGCAGTCCCTGCTCGAGCAAGTCGCCAAGACGGGATCGTTGGAACTGCCATTGGCGACGTTGGCAGAAGCCGCGGCGGAGATCCGGGCCAAGATCGACGAACAAGTCCAGGCAAGCGCAGAAGTCGCCCAAGTGGTGGCCGCCCTCGAGCGCCAGTACGATGCCTTCATCGACGCTCAGGAAAACAGATCGTTACTCACGCGTGACGAGGATCTGCCTAGCGGCGACGAGTTGGGTGCGGAGTTCGAGCGGTTTCTGGCCCAGCAGGCAGAGAAGAAGCGCGACGACGACCAGGCTTGA
- the sthA gene encoding Si-specific NAD(P)(+) transhydrogenase: MREYDMVVLGSGPGGQKAAIASAKLGKSVAIVERGRMLGGVCVNTGTIPSKTLREAVLYLTGMNQRELYGASYRVKDRITPADLLARTQHVIGKEVDVVRNQLMRNRVDLLVGHGRFIDPHTIMVEDQTRREKTTVTGDYIVIATGTRPARPSGVEFDEERVLDSDGILDLKSLPASMVVVGAGVIGIEYASMFAALGTKVTVVEKREDMLDFCDPEVVEALKFHLRDLAVTFRFGEEVTAVDVGSAGTVTTLASGKQIPAETVMYSAGRQGQTDHLDLSNAGLEVERRGRIWVDEQFKTKVDHIYAVGDVIGFPALAATSMEQGRLAAYHAFGEPTDGITDLQPIGIYSIPEISYVGSTEVELTKESIPYEVGVARYRELARGQIAGDSYGMLKLLVSTDDLKLLGVHIFGTSATEMVHIGQAVMGCGGTVEYLVDAVFNYPTFSEAYKVAALDVMNKVRALNQFRR; encoded by the coding sequence ATGCGCGAGTACGACATGGTGGTTCTCGGCTCTGGGCCTGGTGGACAGAAGGCGGCCATTGCCTCGGCTAAGTTGGGCAAATCCGTCGCGATCGTCGAACGTGGCCGAATGCTGGGCGGCGTGTGCGTCAACACCGGCACCATCCCATCGAAGACGTTGCGAGAGGCGGTGCTCTACCTCACCGGCATGAATCAGCGCGAACTTTACGGGGCGAGCTACCGCGTCAAGGACCGGATCACCCCGGCCGATTTGCTGGCCCGGACCCAGCATGTGATCGGCAAGGAAGTCGACGTGGTACGCAATCAGTTGATGCGCAACCGGGTCGACCTGCTGGTGGGGCACGGCCGGTTCATCGATCCGCACACCATCATGGTCGAAGACCAGACGCGCCGCGAAAAGACCACTGTCACAGGCGATTACATCGTGATCGCCACCGGCACCAGGCCGGCCCGGCCGTCCGGCGTCGAATTCGACGAAGAAAGGGTCCTCGACTCCGACGGAATCTTGGACCTCAAGTCGCTCCCGGCCTCGATGGTCGTGGTCGGTGCCGGCGTGATCGGTATCGAGTATGCCTCGATGTTCGCCGCGCTGGGCACCAAGGTGACCGTCGTCGAGAAGCGGGAAGACATGTTGGACTTCTGCGACCCCGAGGTCGTCGAGGCGCTGAAATTCCATCTGCGCGACCTGGCGGTGACATTCCGGTTCGGTGAAGAGGTCACCGCGGTCGACGTCGGCTCGGCGGGCACCGTCACGACCCTGGCCAGCGGCAAACAGATTCCCGCCGAGACGGTGATGTACTCCGCCGGACGCCAGGGCCAGACCGACCACCTCGACCTGTCCAATGCCGGCCTGGAGGTCGAACGCCGCGGGCGAATATGGGTGGACGAACAGTTCAAGACCAAGGTGGACCATATCTACGCCGTCGGCGACGTCATCGGCTTTCCGGCCTTGGCCGCGACCTCGATGGAGCAGGGCCGGCTGGCTGCCTACCACGCGTTCGGGGAACCGACCGACGGGATCACCGACCTGCAGCCGATCGGCATCTATTCGATCCCCGAGATCTCCTACGTCGGCTCCACCGAGGTGGAACTGACCAAGGAATCCATTCCCTACGAGGTGGGCGTGGCGCGCTACCGTGAACTGGCCCGCGGCCAGATCGCCGGCGACTCCTACGGCATGCTCAAACTGCTGGTGTCCACCGACGATCTCAAGCTACTCGGAGTACACATCTTCGGCACCAGTGCCACCGAGATGGTGCACATCGGACAGGCCGTCATGGGGTGCGGAGGCACCGTCGAGTACCTGGTCGACGCGGTTTTCAACTACCCGACATTCTCCGAGGCCTACAAGGTGGCAGCGCTCGACGTGATGAACAAGGTGCGGGCGCTAAATCAGTTCCGCCGGTAA
- a CDS encoding DUF4192 domain-containing protein, translating to MTKHRPDFELNRPGALIAALPAILGFVPEKSLVLVSVAEGALGSVMRVDLSEDLGHRVEQLAEVAAAADPEAAIAVIVDADGAQCPGCSDEYRRVCDALTGALAQRDIVLWAAHVVDRIAVGGRWHCVDGCGSGGVIDDPAASPLAVAAVLDGRRLYPRRADLEAVVAVDDRARTDALAVTMKRAAAEREIAQRADPLDCSRRDVEKAMAAAARVADGQPLSDGELAQLGCALTDVRVRDTLYALAVGENSGPAESLWAVLARALPEPWRVEALVLLAFSAYARGDGPLAGVSLETALRCTPSHRMAGMLDTALQSGLRPEHIRELATTGYRLARQLGVRLPPRRAFGSSGQSGRCAG from the coding sequence ATGACGAAGCATCGACCTGACTTTGAACTGAATCGCCCCGGGGCCCTGATCGCCGCGCTGCCGGCCATCCTCGGCTTCGTGCCGGAAAAATCGCTGGTCCTGGTCTCGGTGGCCGAGGGTGCACTGGGATCGGTGATGCGCGTTGACCTGTCGGAGGACCTTGGCCACCGGGTCGAGCAGCTCGCGGAGGTTGCCGCCGCGGCTGACCCCGAGGCCGCGATCGCGGTGATCGTCGATGCGGACGGAGCGCAGTGTCCGGGATGCAGCGACGAGTACCGGCGGGTGTGCGATGCGCTGACCGGGGCATTGGCGCAGCGTGACATCGTGCTCTGGGCGGCCCACGTGGTCGACCGCATCGCGGTCGGCGGACGCTGGCATTGTGTCGACGGCTGCGGTTCGGGTGGCGTCATCGACGACCCGGCGGCGTCGCCGCTGGCGGTGGCCGCGGTGCTCGACGGTCGGCGGCTGTACCCGCGGCGTGCCGATCTCGAGGCCGTCGTCGCGGTGGACGACCGGGCGCGCACCGACGCACTGGCCGTCACCATGAAGCGAGCGGCGGCCGAGCGTGAGATCGCTCAGCGTGCCGACCCGTTGGACTGTAGCCGTCGCGATGTGGAGAAGGCGATGGCCGCTGCCGCGCGGGTGGCCGACGGGCAACCGCTATCAGACGGGGAACTGGCCCAGTTGGGCTGTGCGCTCACCGACGTGCGGGTGCGCGACACGCTCTATGCCCTGGCGGTCGGTGAGAACTCCGGCCCGGCCGAGTCGTTGTGGGCAGTACTGGCCCGCGCGCTACCCGAGCCGTGGCGGGTGGAGGCGCTGGTATTGCTGGCGTTCAGTGCCTACGCCCGCGGCGACGGTCCGCTGGCCGGGGTGTCTCTGGAGACCGCGCTACGCTGCACGCCGAGTCATCGGATGGCCGGCATGCTGGACACGGCGCTACAGTCCGGGCTTCGGCCGGAGCACATCCGGGAACTGGCGACCACCGGCTATCGGTTGGCTCGGCAACTGGGCGTGCGGCTACCGCCGCGCCGGGCGTTCGGCTCATCCGGCCAATCCGGCCGATGTGCGGGGTAG
- the ideR gene encoding iron-dependent transcriptional regulator IdeR has product MNDLVDTTEMYLRTIYDLEEEGVTPLRARIAERLEQSGPTVSQTVSRMERDGLLRVAGDRHLELTDKGRALAIAVMRKHRLAERLLVDVIGLPWEEVHAEACRWEHVMSEDVERRLVKVLNNPTTSPFGNPIPGLLDLGVGPEFGAEDANLVRLTELPAGPPVAVVVRQLTEHVQGDIDLITRLKDAGVVPNARVTVETSPGGGVTIVIPGHENVTLPHAMAHAVKVEKV; this is encoded by the coding sequence ATGAACGACTTGGTTGATACCACCGAGATGTACTTGCGGACGATCTACGACCTCGAGGAAGAGGGCGTTACGCCGCTGCGCGCCCGGATAGCCGAGCGCTTGGAGCAGAGCGGGCCTACTGTCAGCCAAACCGTTTCCCGGATGGAGCGGGACGGATTGCTTCGGGTGGCTGGGGATCGCCACCTCGAACTCACCGACAAGGGCCGGGCGCTGGCGATCGCGGTGATGCGCAAGCACCGCCTCGCCGAACGACTGCTCGTCGACGTGATCGGGTTGCCGTGGGAAGAGGTACACGCCGAGGCATGCCGGTGGGAGCACGTGATGAGTGAGGATGTCGAGCGTCGTCTGGTCAAGGTGCTGAACAACCCGACAACGTCTCCGTTCGGCAATCCGATTCCGGGCTTGTTGGACCTGGGCGTGGGGCCGGAATTCGGCGCCGAAGACGCCAACTTGGTGCGGTTGACCGAGCTGCCGGCCGGTCCGCCGGTGGCAGTAGTGGTTCGCCAGCTCACCGAGCATGTTCAGGGCGACATCGACTTGATCACGCGGCTCAAAGACGCCGGCGTCGTGCCGAACGCCCGCGTGACGGTCGAAACCAGTCCCGGAGGCGGCGTGACCATCGTCATCCCGGGGCATGAGAACGTCACCCTGCCCCATGCGATGGCGCACGCCGTGAAGGTCGAGAAGGTCTGA
- the sigB gene encoding sigma-70 family RNA polymerase sigma factor SigB: MAHATTSRADSDLDAQSPAADLVRVYLNGIGKTALLNAADEVELAKRIEAGLYAEYLLETRKRLGENRKRELTAVVRDGQAARRHLLEANLRLVVSLAKRYTGRGMPLLDLIQEGNLGLIRAMEKFDYTKGFKFSTYATWWIRQAITRGMADQSRTIRLPVHLVEQVNKLARIKREMHQNLGREATDEELAEESGIPVDKINDLLEHSRDPVSLDMPVGAEEEAPLGDFIEDAEAMSAENAVIAELLHTDIRSVLATLDEREHQVIRLRFGLDDGQPRTLDQIGKLFGLSRERVRQIERDVMCKLRHGERADRLRSYAS, encoded by the coding sequence ATGGCACATGCCACCACAAGCCGGGCTGACAGCGATCTGGACGCTCAAAGCCCCGCGGCGGATTTGGTGCGCGTATATCTGAACGGCATCGGTAAGACGGCATTGCTCAACGCCGCCGATGAAGTTGAGCTGGCCAAGCGCATCGAAGCCGGGCTGTATGCCGAGTATCTGCTCGAAACCCGAAAGCGGTTGGGCGAGAACCGGAAACGCGAATTGACCGCCGTGGTACGCGACGGCCAGGCAGCGCGCCGACACCTCCTCGAAGCCAACCTTCGGCTGGTGGTGTCACTGGCCAAGCGCTACACGGGCCGCGGAATGCCGCTGCTCGACCTCATCCAGGAGGGCAACCTGGGCCTGATCCGCGCGATGGAGAAGTTCGACTACACAAAGGGATTCAAGTTCTCGACGTATGCCACTTGGTGGATCCGCCAAGCCATCACCCGTGGCATGGCCGACCAGAGCCGTACCATTCGGCTGCCCGTTCACCTGGTCGAGCAGGTCAACAAGCTGGCGCGAATCAAGCGGGAGATGCACCAGAACCTGGGCCGGGAAGCCACCGACGAGGAACTCGCCGAGGAGTCCGGAATTCCGGTTGACAAGATCAACGACCTGCTCGAACACAGCCGGGACCCGGTGAGCCTGGACATGCCGGTCGGCGCTGAGGAAGAGGCGCCGCTCGGTGACTTCATCGAGGACGCGGAAGCCATGTCCGCGGAGAACGCCGTCATCGCCGAACTGCTGCACACCGATATCCGCAGTGTGCTTGCCACTCTCGACGAGCGTGAACATCAGGTGATCCGGCTGCGCTTCGGCCTGGACGACGGTCAGCCGCGCACGCTGGATCAAATCGGCAAGCTGTTTGGTCTGTCCCGCGAGCGGGTGCGCCAGATCGAGCGGGATGTGATGTGCAAGTTGCGCCATGGCGAACGTGCCGATCGGCTGCGGTCATACGCAAGTTGA
- a CDS encoding DUF3099 domain-containing protein, protein MWESREMKRGFELSFDDFDERGRPVLITAAAPSYEEQHRARVRKYLTLMAFRVPALILAAVAYGAWHNGLVSLLIVAVSIPLPWMAVLIANDRPPRSADEPRRFDDARRRTPLFPTATRPALEPRRDPVPQSDSPDFDGWSNPG, encoded by the coding sequence ATGTGGGAGAGTAGAGAAATGAAGCGCGGCTTCGAGCTGAGTTTCGACGACTTCGACGAGCGGGGCCGCCCGGTACTGATCACCGCTGCCGCACCGTCCTACGAGGAGCAGCACCGAGCGCGGGTACGCAAGTATCTGACCTTGATGGCGTTCCGGGTTCCGGCGCTCATCCTTGCCGCCGTCGCATACGGGGCCTGGCACAACGGTCTTGTCTCACTACTGATCGTGGCTGTCTCGATTCCATTGCCATGGATGGCCGTGCTCATCGCCAACGACAGACCGCCCCGCAGCGCCGACGAGCCCCGACGATTCGACGACGCCCGACGACGCACTCCCCTGTTTCCGACGGCCACGCGTCCGGCGCTGGAGCCTCGACGAGACCCTGTGCCCCAATCGGACTCCCCGGACTTCGACGGCTGGTCCAATCCCGGTTAA
- a CDS encoding DUF3039 domain-containing protein: MQTQTIERTDTEERVDDGTGSDIPKYFHYVKKDKIAESAVLGSHVVALCGEVFPVTRAPKPGSPVCPDCKQIYEKLKKD, translated from the coding sequence ATGCAGACGCAGACGATCGAACGCACCGACACGGAGGAACGCGTCGACGACGGGACCGGCAGCGATATCCCGAAGTACTTCCACTATGTCAAGAAGGACAAGATCGCCGAGAGCGCGGTGCTGGGAAGCCATGTGGTGGCGTTATGCGGCGAGGTGTTTCCCGTGACCCGGGCACCCAAGCCGGGTTCGCCGGTGTGCCCGGACTGCAAGCAGATCTACGAGAAGCTCAAGAAAGACTGA